ATTACTGAAGAAGAGCGATTACAGGCAATTCTGTTTTCTAAGGCATATTGGAATAACTCTAATTCAGTGGCTGTAACTATAAGTATGGAACACGAATTGAGTACTGATGTCATTATTCAGGAGGCATTGAGAAGCCATAAGAAAGTAGTAGTACCTAGGGTGAGTAGTGGAAAATTATTATGGTTTGACTATATAGAAAGTTTAATGAGTAAATCAAAATTCGGAATTCTAGAACCAACACAAGATGAAAATCAAGCACAAAATTTGAAGGGAATAGATCTAATGGTGGTTCCCGGTGTAGCCTTTAGCGAAGATAATTATCGGATAGGTTACGGTGCAGGTTTCTTTGACGCAACGTTGGCAGAGTATAATGGTATAACGGTTTCGCTAGTGTTGCCTCCTCAATCAATCCATAAATTTTCAAAGGATACGTGGGATAGACCGGTGAGGTATCTTATAAAATAGGATTTATGCTAAATAAACTTATAATGAATATGTTAGTTTTTCATTATGAGTTTATTTTTTTAATTACTTTATGTTAAACAATCTCATTTAGGTAATTATGATTATTCTAAAATTCTGTGTTAGCTCCTCTCAAATAGATATTTCTAGTAGCCCAGTCTATTGCTTAGAAGTCAATAAATTGGACCATTTTTATTCAGTTAATTAGGCGACATTTGAGATACGACTGCGATTATAAAAATTGATATACCAACCAATAGCTGCTTGGACCTCAGTTAATGTTTGGTATGCCTTCAAATAAACTTCTTCACGCTTCAATATTGAATGAAACGCTTCCATACAGTCATTATCGTATGGATGTCCTTTGAGTGAATATGAATGTTTCAAGCCATAATTTTGACCCTTGGTATTAAATTCAGCACTCGTGTATTGTGACCCCATATCCGAATGAACTATTAGTGGCTTTTGATGATTATCTAACGCCATCTGTAAGGCACTTGTAGCTAGTTCGGCTGTCCTTGTATTGCCAATTTTATAGCCTAATACTTTTCTCTTCTCAGGATCCAAAACGGTTGCTAAATAGGCCCATCTGTGATTAGTCAACTGAATATAAGTGATATCTGTTTGCCAAATACCGCTCAAATCATGCTAGTGCCTAATCAGATTAGTTTTTTGAGAAACCGTCACAACGGTTTTGTGTTTGCGATAACGTTTTGCATGCTTGATCTAATCCTTAATTCACGCATCAATTTGAGTGTCATATACTCAGATATTTTCGGGCAGTCATTGGTTAGTTGACTATAAGTAGCAATACGACGATAGCCATAAAATTTAAAGGTTTTCCAAACGTCCAAAATATAAGGTTTTAGGCATTCTCTACGCTTTTCTTGTCGACTGAACTGCCAATGGTGCCAGTTGTAATAGGTACTAGGTCTGATTTTAAGTGGACTTAAAATACGCACAAGCGCGTAGCCTTGTGCTAAAAATTGATTAACTAGCGGCAATCCCACATTACGAACTATTTTTTGACTAGTCAAATATCCGCTCGCTGCCTGTCAGGCTATGCGTGATAAAATTTCGTTTTCTTCCTCCAAAATAGTGAGGCGCTTCTCTAGTTCCTTGACGTATTTTAAAGTCTTTGACTGACCCTTGATCAAGATTGGAGTAGCTTGTTTAACCCAAATATCCATAGAATCGTTCGACGGTCCGAATCCTTCTGCTAGTGATTTAAGTGAACGGCCTTCTTGGTGAAGTTTAACCAAGAAATCTTTGACATCTTGTGAATAACGGACTGAATAAAAATAGTCCATTTTTTAGTATATTAGCATCGGATTATGCCCTAGAAATAAAGCAGTCCTGATTTTCAGTATACGAGCATTGTAAATCTAGGTAAAATTGGTTGATTATAATAAAGTGTGAGTCTGGTATAAGCGTTTGTCCATGTTACTGAACTGATATCATATATGCATATCAATTGGAAGACGTATATTTTTGTCATCTGCCATTAATTTAATATAACTAATCTTGAATAAACAATTTTTTAATGTATTGTACTGTTCTAACAGAAATATTGAAAGCTTCTGCTGTAGATTTTATTGTGTGCGTTTGAGAATACTCAAAGATAGCTGTGTTTCGGCTATCTTTTTTTCTTTTGGGTCTACCTTCTTTATAGTTGGGATTGTGTTGCCTTGCAAATATCTTACCAGCCTGCGTACGTTCGATAATCATGTCGCGTTCCATTTCCGCAACCGAAAGTAATGTTCTTACAATCATGCGACCCATTGGGGTATTGTCAATTGTTCCTAAGTTTAGAACTTTAATCACAATTTTTTGTTTCAGAAGATCATCAATTAAATTTAATGCTTCACGTGTATTTCGAGCAAAGCGATCTAACTTGGTGACGATCAATGTGTCATTAGGTTCAATTAGATTGACAAGTTTTTTAAACTGTGGTCGTGATGTAGTTGTACCTGAATATTTTTCACTGAAAATCATTTCAGCCCCGGCATTTTTCAAAGTCTCTTTTTGTTCATATAAAGATTGTCCAGCTGTTGAAACCCGTGCATAACCATAAACTGTCATTTTATACCTCTTTAAAATTGCATAACTAAGTTGCAGTATATAAAGCCAAGTATAGCATGACTTTGAAAAAGCGCAAAATACTTAAAAGTTTATTGCACTAATAACTGTAAAGCTGTCATATTTTTTTGTGAAGATTAGGTTATGATATAATTTTATTTGCAAGCAAGTTAAGGACTGGTGGAATCTGATAGTTGGGGGTGATGCTTATTGTTGAAACTCAAGGCTACCTGAAAGGATAACACCAAATGGTCTGTTAGACCGCGGTAATTGTGTTGATCACATTTCTGGTTGTTTTAGCTACGAAAGTAGTCGAACTACTAAAAGAAATTAAAAAGTCTAAAAAATAGGTAAACAAAAACCCCTTAACTTTGGCCGGTTCTAGGGGTTTTCGTGAAATGACTATTTTAGTTTATTAACAAAATAACAACTACCAACGCTGAAGCACGCTTGTGACTTAAAAGGTCATGTACCTAACATGGGTCTTTTTGTTTATATTTATACTATACCACTTTCACTGTTTT
The DNA window shown above is from Leuconostoc mesenteroides subsp. mesenteroides ATCC 8293 and carries:
- a CDS encoding IS3 family transposase → MSGIWQTDITYIQLTNHRWAYLATVLDPEKRKVLGYKIGNTRTAELATSALQMALDNHQKPLIVHSDMGSQYTSAEFNTKGQNYGLKHSYSLKGHPYDNDCMEAFHSILKREEVYLKAYQTLTEVQAAIGWYINFYNRSRISNVA
- a CDS encoding recombinase family protein, which encodes MTVYGYARVSTAGQSLYEQKETLKNAGAEMIFSEKYSGTTTSRPQFKKLVNLIEPNDTLIVTKLDRFARNTREALNLIDDLLKQKIVIKVLNLGTIDNTPMGRMIVRTLLSVAEMERDMIIERTQAGKIFARQHNPNYKEGRPKRKKDSRNTAIFEYSQTHTIKSTAEAFNISVRTVQYIKKLFIQD
- a CDS encoding transposase, which codes for MDYFYSVRYSQDVKDFLVKLHQEGRSLKSLAEGFGPSNDSMDIWVKQATPILIKGQSKTLKYVKELEKRLTILEEENEILSRIA
- a CDS encoding 5-formyltetrahydrofolate cyclo-ligase, with the protein product MLSKKEIRKMTLDKLKLYDYHSKITEEERLQAILFSKAYWNNSNSVAVTISMEHELSTDVIIQEALRSHKKVVVPRVSSGKLLWFDYIESLMSKSKFGILEPTQDENQAQNLKGIDLMVVPGVAFSEDNYRIGYGAGFFDATLAEYNGITVSLVLPPQSIHKFSKDTWDRPVRYLIK